CACGGCGCGACCACCGGAGCGATCGCGCTGACCGGCGACCCCCGGCGCTGGGCCTCGGAGCCGGCGATGCCGGGCGTCGTGCACTTCTGGGGCCCCTACCCCTACCGCTCCGCCTTCCACGCCGCCGACGAGGCCGAGGAGTGTGCCCGCGCGCTGGAGCACCTGCGCGACACGATCATGGTCGAGGGACCAGCCACGATCGCCGCGATCCTGCTGGAGACCGTGGTCGGCACCAACGGGATCCTGGTCCCGCCCGACGGCTACCTGGCCGGCGTCCGCGAGCTGTGCGACGAGCACGGCATCCTGCTGATCGCCGACGAGGTGATGGCCGGCTTCGCCCGCTGCGGCGAGTGGTTCGCCGTCGACCGCTGGGACGTCGTCCCCGACCTGATCACCTTCGCCAAGGGCGTGAACTCCGGCTACGTCCCGCTCGGCGGGGTGCTGATCTCCGACCCCGTCGCCGAGACCTTCGACGAGCGGCCCTACCCCGGCGGGCTGACCTACTCCGGCCACCCGCTGGCCTGCGCGTCCGCGGTCGCGTCGATCACCATGATGCGCGAGGAGAAGGTGATCGACTATGCCCGCAGCCTCGGGACCGACGTCATCGGCCCGCAGCTGCGGGCCCTGGCCGAGCGCCACCCGTCGGTCGGTGAGGTCCGCGGCCTCGGTGTCTTCTGGGCACTGGAGTTGGTACGCGACCGCGACACCCGCGAGCCCCTGGTGCCCTACAACGCGTCGGGCCCCGCGGCCGCACCGATGAACGAGCTGGCTGCCGCCTGCAAGCAGCGCGGGCTGTGGCCGTTCGTACACTTCAACCGGCTGCACGTCGTACCCCCGTGTACGACGTCCGCCGACGAGATCCGCGAGGGCATCGCGATCCTCGACGAGGCACTCGAGGTGGCCGACCGGCACTGCGGCTGAGCAGGGGCGGGACATGAGACCTGGGGACGACGACTGGCTCGCGGCCGAGCTCGACCGGCTCCTGTCGTTCGGGACGTCGGCGCGGCCGGGCGAGTGGCTGGACGACGACGGCCGCGGAGAGCCCGCTCGACCCCGTGAGACATGGCTGGCCGCCCGTTCCCTGCACGTGCGCAGCCTCGGCGTGCTCGCCGGCGTCCCGGGCTCCCGTCCCCTGGCGGAGGCGGCTCTGGCCGCACTGGCCGGGCCGTTCCACGACGCGGAGCACGACGGCTGGCATGCGCGCCTGGCTCCGGACGGGACCCCCGAGGTCATCGACAAGGGCTGCTACGAACACGCCTTCGTCCTGCTCGCGGCCGGAACGGCGGTCCGCGCCGGGCTGCCGGACGCGGCCGCCCTGCGCTCGGCCGCCGAAGCCGTGCTCGAGGAGCGGTTCTGGGACGACGCCGCCGGCATGTGCCTCGACTCCTGGAGCCCCGACTGGTCGACCCCGTCGTCCTACCGCGGGCTGAACGGCAACATGCACGCGGTCGAGGCGATGCTGGCCACCGGCGAGCGGTGGACCACGCGCGCCCACCGCGTGTGCGCCCGGGTGATCGAGACCGCCGGCGCCTTCGAGTGGCGGCTTCCCGAGCACTACGACGAGGACTGGCAGCCCCTGCCCGAGTCGGGTCGCGAACGCCCCGACGACCCCTTCAAGCCCTACGGCGCGACCGTGGGCCACGGCCTGGAGTGGTCACGCCTGCTGCTCGACCTGGAGGCCGCGGAGGGTGAGGCCCGGCTGCCGGCGGAGCTGCTGGCGACCTCCCGAGGGCTCTATGCGACGGCCGTCCGCGACGGCTGGGAGGCCGACGGGCAGCCGGGGTTCGTCTACACCACCGACTGGTCGGGCCGGCCGATCGTGCGGCAGCGGATGCACTGGGTGGTGGCCGAGGCCATCGCCGCCGCCGCCACCCTGCACCGGCGTACCAACGAGAGCTCGTACGACGCGGACTACCACCGCTGGTGGGACTACGCCGACCGCTACGTGCTCGACCACGCGCGCGGCTCCTGGCACCACGAGCTCGACACCACCAACCGGCCGTCGGGGTCGGTCTGGAGCGGGAAGCCCGACCTCTACCACGCGGTCCAGGCCACGCTGATCCCGCGCTTCCCGGTCAACGCCTCCGTCGCCGACGCGGTCCTGGCCGGCCGGAGCGGGGAGCCCGGCTAGGCCAGCCGGTTCTCCGTGCCCGGCCAGTCCGAGTCGGTGCCGGGGAGCCGCATCGCTTCCTCCTCGCTGCGGAAGAGCCCGGTGCCCACCTTGACCCGGCTCAGCACCGCGTCGACCACCCGGGCCGAGCTGCCCGTGCCGTAGAGGAGCTCGCCCTTGAGGTCGTCGCGGTGGGTGACCGCACTGTCGACCACCGCGGCGACGAAGTCGGCGGAGAGCGGCGGCGCGAGCACGTTCCCCCCGGCGAGCAACGACTCGCCGCGGTCGGTGCCGAAGCGCAGGGTGACGCAGGGGATCTGGAGGATGTTGGCCTCCTCCTGGATGCTGCCCGAGTCGGTGACCAGCACCGAGCAGCTGAGGAAGGCCGCGATCACGTCGGCGTACTCGGGCCAGACCTGGGTCACGATCAGCGACTCGGGGTACTCCCGCTCGAGGTCGGCCAGGCGGCCGGTCAGCTCGTAGTGCTCCAGGGCCCATTCGGTGCCGACCAGCGAGACCCACAGGACGTTGTGTCCCAGGGCGAGCAGCTTCTCCATCGCCTCGAAGTAGCACAGGAACCGCTGGCGGTCGTTGGTGTTCTCGCGCCGGTGGATGCAGACCCGGATGAACTGCTTCTGCGCCAGCAGCGGGAAGCGCTCGAAGATCGGGGAGTCCGCCGCCTTGCGCCGGGCCTCCTCCGTGGCGTCCACGACGGTGTTGCCGGTGACCACGATCGAGTCCGCCGGAAAGCCCTCGCCGAGCAGGAAGCGCCGGTCGAGCTCGACCGGTGCGGCGTGGAGGCCGGTGGCTGCGTCGGAGACGCGGGTGTTGAACTGCTCGGGGAACGGCTCCATGCTGCCGAGGGTGTAGTTCTTCTCCTCGCGGTGCCCGGCCAGGTAGGCCGACCAGTCGAAGGCGCCCCGGTTGAAGTCGTCGTAGTGGCCCATGAGGTACTCGCGGCTCAGGGTCATCGTGCGGATGCCGGCCTCGACGTGGACACAGGCGACGCGGTTCATGTACGCCGCCACCCCGACGCCCATGGACGTCGCGGTGTCGCCGTGGATGTAGGGGATCAGCGTGTGGCCGGTCTCCGCGGCGACGGTGAAGACGGCGTTCGCGGCGGTGATCAGGGCCGCGACCCGGGCTCCCAGGGTCAGCCCGTGCTCCATGACCAGGCGGACGTCGACCTGGATGCCGAACTCCTCGAGCATCCCGCCGGAGTACTCGTGCGCCGTGTGCTGACCGCTGTGGAACACCGCGGTCTGGAGGCCGCGGGCGACCAGCTCCTTGTAGAGCGGGTACTGCTTGATGATGTCGGGCTTGGTGCCCATGAAGACCAGGTGCACCGGCTCGTCGACGCTGAACCTGGCGAGGAGCTCGCGCACCTCGCGCTGGTCGACGTCGAACGACTCGGTGTCGCCCTCGGCTGGCCTGACATGCGATTTCACGGATGCTCACGATCCTGTTCGTCGGGGTGGTGGTCGACCCGGTGCTGGAGCTCGGCGACCAGGCCGGGCTGCTGGTCGAAGGTGTCGATCGGGGCGATCAGCACGGTGGAGCCGGAGACAACGACCATCACGCCGTCGAGACCCGCGGTGACCACGGTCATCGTCGTGTCGTTGACCGCCATCATGGAGGTGCTGCCGTGGTCGAGGACCCGCCCGGCGGTCACGACGTCGCTGTCCTGGGCCTCGACCAGCGCACGGTACAGCGACGGCCAGGTGCCCACGTCGTACCACGAGAAGTCGGACTCGACGACGCCGATCGGACAGCCGCCCTCGACCAGCGGGTACAGCTCGTGGCCGGGGCCGCCGGCCCCGGAGTAGTCCGCTGCCGCGCCGGAGACGAGGTAGGCGTCCAACCGGTCGGAGAGCACCGGAGCCGAGGCACGGTAGGCCTCGACGAGGGTCGCGGCGGAGAAGCAGTAGTGGGAGGAGTTCCAGAAGTAGCGGCCGCTGGCGACGAACTCGGCGGCCAGCTCCACCGACGGCTTCTCGTGGAACTCCCGAGCGACTCGGACCCCGGGAACGTCGAGCGCGGGCTCGTCGGCGAGCACGTAGCCGAGCGAGGTGTCCGCGCTGCTGGGCCGGCAGCCGAGGAAGGCAGTCCACGACGGATGCGCCTCGACGAACTCGAAGGCCCGCGTGCTCGCCTCCCGGAACGACGACAGCGGGGAGACCCAGCTGTCGGAGGCCGCGCTGAGCACGACCGCCAGCGGGTCGAGGGCGCGCAGACGCAGGGCGATCAGCAGGAAGGCGGCCGGCTTCCCCTCGGCCTGGGGCTCCACGATCAGCCGGTCCTCGGCCAGGTCGGGCAGGCTGCTGCGCACCTCGTCGGCGTACTGCGCGGTGGTCGAGACGTAGATGTGGTCGCGCGGCACGCAGGCGGCGAGCCGGTCGAACGTCTCGGCGATGATCCGCTGGGCGCCGCCCAGGTCCTGGAACTGCTTGGGGGACCGCTCGGTGCTCAGCGGCCACAGGCGGGTCCCCCGCCCGCCCGCGAGGATCACCGCGTAGCGGTGGCTGCACTCGTCGTTCATCCGGCGGCGCTCCTCGCGAGGACCTTGTCCAGCGAGTCCAGCACGAGCTCGACGGTGAGGTGGGGCGAGACCTCGACCAGGCTGTCGGCGAGGTCGACGACGACGCCGGCCTCCAGCAGCTGGTCCTGCCAGTCCTGGGGGGGTACGTCGTGCCCGGCCTCGGGCGGGCGCCGGAACCACAGGCATCCGAGGTGGGCGTTCACCGCGGAGGCGACGCCGACCGGCGAGTCCTCCACGGCCAGCGCCCGCGCGGCGGGCAGCCCCATCTCGCCAAGAGTGGTCAGGTAGACCGTGGGGTCGGGCTTGCCCACGGGCAGGTCGAAGGCGGAGACCCGCACCGGGAACGCGTCGGCCAGGCCGAGCGCCTCGATCGCGGCGTCGATGAAGGTGAGCGCGGACGAGCTGGCGACGCCCATCGGTACGCCGCGCTCGTGCAGCCCGCGGGCGGTGTCGACGGCCTCCTGGATCACGATCGGGCCGGCCACGAACTCCCTGGTCACGAAGTCGACGGTCTCCTGGACCATGGCCGCGAGATGGTCGTCCCCGACCGGCTCCGGCAGGTCCAGCGACTCGACGATCACCCGCACGGTGTCGGGGACGCGGCCGCCGAGGAAGCGCGACATCTGCGACGGCTGCAGGTCGTGGTCGCCGTAACCGTGCCGGAGCAGGCTCTGCGACAGCCCGATCGAGAAGCCACGCATCCAGAAGGGCTCGGAGTCGACCAGCGTGCCGTCGAGGTCGAAGACCACCCCTCCGGCCGCTACCTCAGCGCTGCCCATCACGGCCGACCGGTGCGGGGTCGACCAGGTGACGTCCGAGCAGGTCTGCCAGGGGCAGCTCCACCGCCTGGCTCCTCATCTGTTCCGGGCGTACAACGACCCGCCCAGGGTACACGTGGGCACCCGGCGGGAACGGGCTGTTCCCCGGGTGGCGTGGGCCGTCTCACGGCCCGCCGTCGGCGTCGAGCGGCACCTGGTGGAGACGCAGCGGCGCATCCCGCCGCGGACCGGTGTGCGTGACTCCGGTCCGACGGCGGATGCGCCGGCCGGCGTTCAGGCCTCGATCGCGGTGCGCTCCTGGGGAGCGGACCCCACCTCGATCTTGCGGGGCTTGGCCCGCTCGGCGACCGGGATGCTCAGGCGCAGCACGCCGTCGCCGTAGTGGGCCTCGATCCGGTCGAGGTCGAGGTTGTCGCCGAGCACCAGCTGGCGACTGAACACGCCGCGGGGGCGCTCGGAGGCGAGCATCTCCCAGTCACCGTTGCGGCCGACCCGCTCGGCTCGCACGGTGAGGACGTTGCGCTCGACGTCGAGGTCGATCGTCTCCCGGGACACCCCCGGCAGGTCGAACTCGATCTGGAAGACGTCACCCTGCCGCCAGGCGTCCATCGGCATCACGGCCGGGCGGTTGGTGGTGCCGAGCACCTGACTGGCGAGACGGTCGAACTCGCGGAACGGGTCGGTGGTGCGCAGCAGCATGGTTCTGCTCCTTTCGACGAGACTCCGAGGTGTAACTGTCGTTACAGGTTTTATATAGCCCGTGATTGAGGTACTGTCAAGCAGCTCCGCAAGCCCTCTGTCTGCGCCGCACCACCGGGAGGTCGAGATGCCGTCATCCGACGAGGGCGTGTTCGCGATCTCGGTCGCTGCCGACCGGGCCGACCTCCCGATCCAGAACCTCCGCGTCTACGAACGCCGCGGGCTGATCGAGCCGGCCCGGACGG
This genomic window from Nocardioides cynanchi contains:
- a CDS encoding aspartate aminotransferase family protein; the protein is MSAPTIDPTTSSLLPSYDDETTRRLDRAHVFHSWSAQALIDPMPIARAEGSCFWDAEGKRYLDFSSQLVNVNLGYQHPAVIEAIREQAGRLVTVAPSFANDTRSEAARLIAEVAPAGLDRVFFTNGGADANENAVRMARLHTGRGKVLATYRSYHGATTGAIALTGDPRRWASEPAMPGVVHFWGPYPYRSAFHAADEAEECARALEHLRDTIMVEGPATIAAILLETVVGTNGILVPPDGYLAGVRELCDEHGILLIADEVMAGFARCGEWFAVDRWDVVPDLITFAKGVNSGYVPLGGVLISDPVAETFDERPYPGGLTYSGHPLACASAVASITMMREEKVIDYARSLGTDVIGPQLRALAERHPSVGEVRGLGVFWALELVRDRDTREPLVPYNASGPAAAPMNELAAACKQRGLWPFVHFNRLHVVPPCTTSADEIREGIAILDEALEVADRHCG
- a CDS encoding AGE family epimerase/isomerase — protein: MRPGDDDWLAAELDRLLSFGTSARPGEWLDDDGRGEPARPRETWLAARSLHVRSLGVLAGVPGSRPLAEAALAALAGPFHDAEHDGWHARLAPDGTPEVIDKGCYEHAFVLLAAGTAVRAGLPDAAALRSAAEAVLEERFWDDAAGMCLDSWSPDWSTPSSYRGLNGNMHAVEAMLATGERWTTRAHRVCARVIETAGAFEWRLPEHYDEDWQPLPESGRERPDDPFKPYGATVGHGLEWSRLLLDLEAAEGEARLPAELLATSRGLYATAVRDGWEADGQPGFVYTTDWSGRPIVRQRMHWVVAEAIAAAATLHRRTNESSYDADYHRWWDYADRYVLDHARGSWHHELDTTNRPSGSVWSGKPDLYHAVQATLIPRFPVNASVADAVLAGRSGEPG
- a CDS encoding UDP-N-acetyl glucosamine 2-epimerase — translated: MKSHVRPAEGDTESFDVDQREVRELLARFSVDEPVHLVFMGTKPDIIKQYPLYKELVARGLQTAVFHSGQHTAHEYSGGMLEEFGIQVDVRLVMEHGLTLGARVAALITAANAVFTVAAETGHTLIPYIHGDTATSMGVGVAAYMNRVACVHVEAGIRTMTLSREYLMGHYDDFNRGAFDWSAYLAGHREEKNYTLGSMEPFPEQFNTRVSDAATGLHAAPVELDRRFLLGEGFPADSIVVTGNTVVDATEEARRKAADSPIFERFPLLAQKQFIRVCIHRRENTNDRQRFLCYFEAMEKLLALGHNVLWVSLVGTEWALEHYELTGRLADLEREYPESLIVTQVWPEYADVIAAFLSCSVLVTDSGSIQEEANILQIPCVTLRFGTDRGESLLAGGNVLAPPLSADFVAAVVDSAVTHRDDLKGELLYGTGSSARVVDAVLSRVKVGTGLFRSEEEAMRLPGTDSDWPGTENRLA
- a CDS encoding sugar phosphate nucleotidyltransferase, which produces MNDECSHRYAVILAGGRGTRLWPLSTERSPKQFQDLGGAQRIIAETFDRLAACVPRDHIYVSTTAQYADEVRSSLPDLAEDRLIVEPQAEGKPAAFLLIALRLRALDPLAVVLSAASDSWVSPLSSFREASTRAFEFVEAHPSWTAFLGCRPSSADTSLGYVLADEPALDVPGVRVAREFHEKPSVELAAEFVASGRYFWNSSHYCFSAATLVEAYRASAPVLSDRLDAYLVSGAAADYSGAGGPGHELYPLVEGGCPIGVVESDFSWYDVGTWPSLYRALVEAQDSDVVTAGRVLDHGSTSMMAVNDTTMTVVTAGLDGVMVVVSGSTVLIAPIDTFDQQPGLVAELQHRVDHHPDEQDREHP
- a CDS encoding HAD family hydrolase, translated to MGSAEVAAGGVVFDLDGTLVDSEPFWMRGFSIGLSQSLLRHGYGDHDLQPSQMSRFLGGRVPDTVRVIVESLDLPEPVGDDHLAAMVQETVDFVTREFVAGPIVIQEAVDTARGLHERGVPMGVASSSALTFIDAAIEALGLADAFPVRVSAFDLPVGKPDPTVYLTTLGEMGLPAARALAVEDSPVGVASAVNAHLGCLWFRRPPEAGHDVPPQDWQDQLLEAGVVVDLADSLVEVSPHLTVELVLDSLDKVLARSAAG
- a CDS encoding Hsp20/alpha crystallin family protein gives rise to the protein MLLRTTDPFREFDRLASQVLGTTNRPAVMPMDAWRQGDVFQIEFDLPGVSRETIDLDVERNVLTVRAERVGRNGDWEMLASERPRGVFSRQLVLGDNLDLDRIEAHYGDGVLRLSIPVAERAKPRKIEVGSAPQERTAIEA